The Actinomycetota bacterium genome contains a region encoding:
- a CDS encoding FAD/NAD(P)-binding protein, with translation MNNDSIYLPRAATIKNINRFTELENLFEITLDDGNPLGHKPGQFVEVSIMGIGEAPISVSSSPTQSQTFELCVRRVGNVTNAMHRLKKGDKVGIRGPFGIGFDTEFLKDKDILFICGGLGIVPLRSLINYVFEHRADYRKVTILYGCKAPHELLFTNEVTAWGQRKDTELHLTVDAVPEGEHWNYNVGVITTLIPKVDFDINTTYAVVCGPPIMYKFVIKSLKERDLPDDHIILSLERRMKCGVGKCGHCQINGIYVCQDGPVFNYTEIKDLQEAL, from the coding sequence ATGAATAATGACTCAATATATCTACCAAGGGCGGCAACAATAAAAAATATCAATAGATTTACGGAGTTAGAAAATCTCTTTGAAATCACGCTTGATGATGGAAACCCGCTAGGCCATAAACCTGGTCAATTTGTAGAAGTCTCTATTATGGGTATTGGAGAAGCACCGATATCTGTCTCATCGTCACCTACCCAAAGCCAAACATTCGAACTTTGTGTGCGTAGGGTAGGAAATGTTACTAATGCAATGCATAGACTGAAAAAAGGCGACAAAGTAGGTATTAGAGGGCCGTTTGGAATTGGTTTTGATACAGAGTTTTTGAAAGACAAAGATATTTTGTTTATATGTGGTGGGCTTGGAATTGTGCCCTTACGGTCCTTAATTAATTACGTCTTCGAGCATAGAGCGGATTATAGGAAAGTAACGATCTTATACGGTTGTAAGGCACCCCATGAACTCCTTTTTACTAATGAGGTTACAGCCTGGGGCCAACGAAAAGATACTGAACTCCATTTAACAGTTGATGCAGTTCCTGAGGGGGAACATTGGAATTACAATGTAGGAGTTATAACAACGCTTATTCCAAAAGTTGATTTTGACATTAATACAACTTATGCAGTAGTTTGTGGTCCACCAATTATGTACAAATTCGTCATAAAATCACTTAAGGAGAGAGACTTACCAGATGACCATATTATACTTTCGCTTGAACGCAGGATGAAATGTGGTGTTGGTAAGTGTGGGCATTGTCAGATTAATGGTATTTATGTATGTCAGGACGGACCTGTGTTCAATTATACTGAGATTAAAGATTTACAGGAGGCATTATAA
- the rmuC gene encoding DNA recombination protein RmuC produces the protein MEILLIIIVVLLFALIFLILRSKRVEPKDIETAVSRSWIKLGLDEKIGAVESHAKDIRDSYKSFEQMLRVPTERASFGELSLETILSDQLPKDMYGIRERTLDGKTPDANIRSTVGIICIDSKFPLDNFGKMLNIEETNEREEFKKRFLRDVQGHLNKIADDYVCPEKGSAEFAFAYIPSEGVYYFLVNEAFEMLRDYTKNGVQVVSPLTLSHKIELIKAGAYAKKLSEDAEKVRKNLVRLSQRFGEIDEIWRVFYRTHFKNLEGKAEELDEAYKKLREEFDRISKISGEE, from the coding sequence ATGGAAATCTTGCTTATAATTATCGTTGTGCTTCTGTTTGCATTGATATTCTTGATTTTACGAAGTAAAAGAGTTGAGCCGAAGGATATTGAAACTGCTGTATCAAGAAGTTGGATAAAGCTGGGATTAGATGAAAAAATAGGTGCAGTGGAAAGCCATGCTAAGGATATTAGAGACAGTTACAAATCTTTTGAACAGATGCTTCGAGTACCAACAGAAAGGGCATCTTTTGGAGAGCTCTCTCTGGAGACGATACTTTCAGACCAACTTCCAAAAGATATGTATGGTATTAGAGAGAGAACTCTTGATGGAAAGACTCCAGATGCGAACATAAGATCAACGGTGGGGATTATTTGCATAGACTCTAAGTTTCCTTTGGATAATTTTGGAAAGATGTTAAATATAGAAGAAACCAACGAAAGAGAAGAATTCAAAAAACGATTCCTTAGAGATGTCCAAGGTCACCTCAATAAGATTGCCGATGATTACGTTTGTCCAGAAAAGGGATCCGCTGAGTTTGCTTTTGCTTATATTCCTTCTGAAGGAGTTTACTATTTCTTAGTAAATGAAGCATTCGAAATGCTACGAGATTATACAAAAAATGGAGTCCAAGTAGTATCGCCACTGACCCTTTCACATAAAATCGAACTTATAAAGGCGGGTGCTTATGCAAAGAAACTTTCCGAAGATGCAGAAAAAGTGAGGAAAAATCTCGTTAGGCTTTCACAACGATTTGGCGAGATCGATGAAATATGGCGAGTTTTTTATAGGACTCACTTTAAAAATTTGGAAGGTAAAGCAGAAGAATTAGATGAAGCGTATAAAAAACTAAGAGAAGAATTTGATAGAATCTCAAAGATATCGGGGGAAGAATAG
- a CDS encoding cation:proton antiporter, whose protein sequence is MVLITIILIVSSVLNRTRIPLETAFMIAGILVGPHGFRILPLGESVQALASIGLIYMLFLAGLDIPTERIRKIGLRAVTFGIFTFTIPFIVGFSIGRYFHLDLLGSIILGSILSSHTIITYPLLKDRGLMNEEVVSIAFLGTVLTDTAALLILALIVAAKAGRAVGPEFIQLGILFVIFVLVILGGVPRLAKKFFELDRAKRSDFHFIILILLITAVLAEIIKIHAAVGAFLAGIALSAGLKYHADDQPLGKCTSLDGDFSYPYF, encoded by the coding sequence ATGGTTCTAATCACCATCATTTTGATCGTCTCCAGTGTACTTAATCGGACGAGAATCCCACTGGAAACAGCCTTCATGATTGCGGGGATACTGGTCGGACCCCATGGTTTTAGAATCCTCCCTTTGGGTGAGAGCGTACAAGCCTTAGCCTCAATCGGGCTCATATACATGCTATTTCTGGCCGGATTGGATATCCCAACAGAACGTATCAGAAAAATCGGCTTAAGGGCAGTAACTTTTGGGATATTCACATTCACGATTCCGTTCATCGTAGGATTTTCGATCGGAAGGTACTTTCACTTAGACCTCTTGGGTAGCATCATTCTTGGTTCAATCTTATCCTCTCACACCATCATCACGTATCCCTTATTAAAGGACCGTGGACTGATGAACGAGGAAGTTGTTTCCATAGCTTTCCTGGGAACAGTATTAACAGATACTGCTGCGCTGCTTATATTGGCACTCATAGTAGCAGCAAAAGCTGGGAGGGCGGTAGGCCCTGAATTCATTCAATTGGGGATTTTATTCGTCATTTTTGTGCTGGTTATCTTGGGAGGAGTACCTCGATTAGCTAAGAAGTTCTTTGAACTTGATCGCGCCAAACGTTCGGATTTTCACTTCATCATCTTGATTTTACTAATCACAGCAGTTTTGGCCGAGATAATCAAGATTCATGCCGCAGTTGGAGCCTTTCTAGCCGGAATAGCATTATCCGCAGGTTTAAAGTATCATGCCGATGACCAGCCCTTAGGGAAGTGTACTTCTTTGGACGGGGATTTTTCATACCCATATTTCTAA
- a CDS encoding Ni/Fe hydrogenase subunit alpha produces the protein MSQELKIRLEHITRVEGHGNIVLDAKNGKLLSVQWQVPEAPRFFEAMMVGRDYSELSHIASRICGICSISHALASLKATENAMGVNISNQTLLLRKLTKHAENIQSHILHVGYLVAPDLFGVGSVFPLIEIHKEAVVKIINIHRLGNELSDLICGRTTHPICFIVGGFTKLPEEKELIDFKARLVNAIETALDVAGFVSANVDKLPDFSRETEYIGLISDEEYALYDGMIGSTDTGKHELVDYLSITNEFVVPHSTAKHTKHDRDSYMVGALARCNLSSSRLTALAKEVAERFGLKVPCFNPFMNNVAQLVEVVHSLEESICIIERLLDNGLEEEKVEIVVKAGRGIGVVEAPRGILFHDYTFDEHGKCINANYIIPTNQNHENIQKDMEAFAPTLLDQPRNEIEHKLEMLVRAYDPCISCSTHYLQVRFV, from the coding sequence ATGAGTCAAGAACTGAAAATTCGATTAGAACATATCACGCGGGTAGAGGGGCATGGAAACATTGTTCTGGATGCAAAGAACGGAAAGCTCCTGTCTGTTCAGTGGCAAGTCCCAGAAGCCCCTCGTTTTTTTGAAGCAATGATGGTTGGGAGGGATTATAGTGAGCTTTCTCACATTGCATCTCGAATCTGCGGAATATGTTCAATATCTCACGCATTGGCGTCTCTGAAAGCTACAGAAAATGCGATGGGCGTTAATATTTCAAACCAAACGTTGCTTCTCAGAAAATTAACTAAACATGCCGAGAATATACAAAGTCATATCCTTCATGTTGGATATCTCGTAGCACCGGACCTATTTGGTGTTGGAAGTGTGTTCCCACTTATTGAGATACACAAGGAAGCGGTGGTCAAAATTATTAACATTCATCGTCTTGGAAATGAATTATCGGATTTAATTTGTGGAAGGACAACACATCCTATCTGTTTCATTGTCGGCGGTTTTACAAAGCTACCAGAGGAGAAGGAATTAATAGATTTCAAAGCAAGACTCGTGAATGCAATTGAAACAGCATTGGATGTCGCTGGGTTTGTATCGGCTAATGTTGATAAATTACCCGACTTCAGCCGTGAAACCGAGTATATTGGTTTAATATCAGACGAGGAGTACGCCTTGTACGATGGTATGATAGGCTCTACAGATACAGGAAAACACGAACTCGTGGATTACCTATCGATCACAAACGAATTTGTGGTGCCGCATTCTACTGCAAAACATACAAAGCACGATAGAGATTCGTATATGGTTGGTGCTTTAGCAAGATGTAACCTTAGCAGTTCAAGGTTGACGGCTTTAGCAAAAGAAGTCGCTGAAAGATTTGGTTTGAAGGTACCGTGTTTTAATCCATTCATGAATAATGTCGCACAATTAGTAGAGGTTGTCCATTCTTTGGAAGAGTCTATTTGCATCATTGAAAGGCTGCTTGATAATGGATTAGAAGAAGAAAAAGTGGAAATAGTAGTAAAGGCTGGTCGCGGTATAGGTGTGGTTGAAGCTCCCCGTGGTATACTATTTCACGATTATACCTTCGACGAACATGGTAAATGCATCAATGCCAATTATATTATACCGACTAATCAAAATCACGAAAATATACAAAAAGATATGGAAGCCTTTGCCCCGACTCTTCTGGATCAACCTAGAAATGAAATTGAACATAAATTGGAGATGCTTGTTAGGGCATATGATCCTTGCATATCGTGTTCTACCCATTATTTACAGGTACGATTTGTATGA
- a CDS encoding type II toxin-antitoxin system prevent-host-death family antitoxin, producing MEVKAKELRTRTSSIIKAVKSGEEVTITYRGKRVGVIKPLLGKRKTFNPVGFGLWLGREDLKDVETWIREKRAARYGK from the coding sequence ATGGAGGTAAAGGCAAAAGAGCTCAGAACACGGACTTCTTCTATTATAAAAGCTGTTAAAAGCGGTGAAGAGGTTACGATAACCTATCGCGGCAAACGGGTTGGGGTAATTAAACCTCTTTTAGGCAAGAGGAAAACCTTTAATCCAGTTGGCTTTGGTCTTTGGTTAGGACGGGAAGATTTAAAAGACGTCGAGACATGGATCCGAGAAAAGAGAGCAGCTCGATACGGAAAGTAA
- a CDS encoding N-6 DNA methylase, with product MPEEVIPPGKIKCFITGKLRKDTSEERIRQDVVRSLVEEYGYNKSDIDVEFPIKMGRAKKRADIVIFSEDGEHTQENIYIIAEVKTEDVKPSDRKEGVGQLGSYVAASPNSAFALWVGNERLAFTVVEERGKRVLTRIPDVPKRRETTIPKPTSGRLVPAVNLKQVFKRVHNYIYVNQGFQKDKAFEELQKLIFIKVYDEQYDPTLQFYILPGEDISKVRNRLTKVFQKVQERYKYIFKGNETLELNDSVLSYIVSELQRFSFVDTETDVKGEAYEEVVGPNLRGDRGEFFTARNVCSMAIEMLFSLFPEEKLTSPGALKILDPAVGTGGFLIAGVQKIKQMFLKRGFRYDQLRDLVRDVVNTNFYGIEFNPFLVKVSQMNMVMHGDGSSNIVHANSLEKLSNWNDEAKRKVHLEEFDIVVTNPPFGTKAVIDNPDILSQFELTTFKVGSPRTALPPEQLFIERCLDFLKPGGILGIVLPDSILSNPGLIWIREWILKKTYIIASVDLPVETFEPHTGTQTSILILKKKTSEQEKLKEDYDIFMAIPEKVGHDRRGNPVFKTTPEGEIELAANGQPAIDDHIPLVAEMFKEWIRRKGMV from the coding sequence ATGCCTGAAGAAGTAATACCACCAGGAAAAATAAAGTGTTTCATTACTGGGAAACTAAGAAAAGATACATCCGAGGAAAGAATAAGGCAAGATGTAGTCAGAAGTCTTGTTGAGGAGTATGGCTATAACAAAAGTGATATTGATGTTGAGTTCCCTATAAAAATGGGAAGGGCGAAAAAGCGGGCAGACATTGTTATTTTTTCTGAAGATGGAGAACATACGCAAGAAAATATCTACATAATTGCTGAAGTAAAAACCGAAGATGTTAAGCCATCAGACAGAAAAGAAGGAGTCGGGCAGCTTGGAAGCTATGTTGCGGCATCTCCTAATAGTGCATTTGCCCTCTGGGTAGGTAATGAAAGATTAGCGTTTACGGTTGTAGAGGAGAGGGGAAAACGAGTTTTAACTCGGATCCCAGATGTACCTAAAAGAAGAGAAACTACTATCCCTAAACCTACAAGTGGGCGACTTGTTCCTGCTGTAAACCTAAAACAAGTGTTCAAACGTGTTCATAATTACATATATGTTAATCAAGGTTTTCAGAAAGATAAGGCTTTTGAAGAACTCCAAAAATTGATTTTTATAAAGGTTTATGATGAACAATACGACCCAACATTACAATTCTACATCTTGCCCGGTGAAGACATCTCAAAAGTCAGAAATAGATTAACAAAGGTTTTTCAAAAGGTGCAAGAAAGATACAAATATATTTTTAAAGGGAACGAGACACTTGAACTAAATGACTCGGTGCTTAGTTATATTGTTTCAGAGTTACAGAGATTTAGCTTTGTAGATACTGAGACAGATGTAAAGGGTGAAGCTTACGAGGAAGTAGTAGGTCCTAATTTGAGGGGAGATAGAGGGGAGTTTTTCACTGCAAGAAATGTTTGTAGTATGGCAATAGAAATGCTCTTTTCACTATTTCCTGAGGAGAAATTAACAAGTCCAGGAGCGTTAAAAATCCTTGATCCAGCTGTTGGGACAGGTGGATTTTTAATAGCAGGCGTACAAAAGATAAAACAGATGTTCTTAAAGCGAGGATTTAGATACGACCAATTAAGAGATTTAGTTCGAGATGTGGTAAACACCAACTTTTATGGTATAGAGTTTAACCCGTTCTTGGTAAAAGTCTCTCAAATGAACATGGTTATGCATGGTGATGGTTCTTCAAATATTGTACATGCTAACTCTCTTGAAAAATTATCAAATTGGAATGATGAAGCTAAAAGAAAAGTGCATTTAGAAGAGTTTGATATAGTTGTAACCAATCCGCCGTTTGGAACGAAAGCAGTAATAGACAATCCCGATATATTAAGCCAATTTGAGTTAACCACTTTCAAGGTAGGTTCTCCAAGGACTGCACTTCCACCAGAACAATTATTTATTGAGCGATGTTTAGATTTTCTAAAACCCGGCGGTATTTTGGGTATTGTTCTTCCTGACAGCATCTTGAGTAATCCTGGATTAATATGGATCAGAGAGTGGATTCTAAAAAAGACTTACATAATAGCAAGTGTTGATTTGCCAGTAGAAACTTTTGAGCCACATACGGGGACACAGACAAGCATTCTCATCTTAAAAAAGAAGACATCAGAACAAGAAAAACTAAAAGAGGATTACGATATTTTCATGGCAATACCAGAGAAAGTGGGACATGACCGAAGGGGAAATCCGGTATTCAAGACCACGCCAGAAGGAGAAATAGAATTGGCTGCAAACGGACAACCTGCAATTGATGACCATATTCCCCTGGTGGCTGAGATGTTTAAAGAATGGATTAGAAGGAAGGGAATGGTATGA
- a CDS encoding 4Fe-4S dicluster domain-containing protein has translation MQEDKYADAAKHDKNKGGFGMKLVKKDDFLNFVNTLIKNDSRTVVGVKSKRNKFIYDTLNSADELRLEYDVTMLSPNKYFLPPTETLLRYDFTGKFSVQAVNEVTPLIIIGIHPYDLIAIEQMDKVFKDSNPDYNYIRKREASILIGTNIQNVSSYAFSGSMGAATTDRGFDLMLTNIGDKYAIEIGSIKGKNLIEKYAKVSEADNDTTREVQRIKTEIGSKFEKQLNFSSEELPKLLEENYDNELWEKNAQKCLSCGSCNFVCPTCYCFDVQDITELNLKTGERIRTWDGCLLEDFAKVATGENFRKDRAARYRHRFMRKGKYLYDKFGFIACIGCGRCASSCLPDIADPCKVFNSLKEVIE, from the coding sequence ATGCAAGAAGATAAATATGCGGATGCTGCGAAACACGATAAGAATAAGGGAGGATTTGGTATGAAACTCGTTAAGAAAGATGATTTCTTAAACTTTGTTAATACGCTGATAAAGAATGATTCAAGAACTGTTGTAGGAGTGAAATCTAAAAGGAATAAATTTATATATGATACGCTAAATTCAGCTGATGAACTTCGACTTGAGTATGATGTGACAATGCTGTCGCCTAATAAGTATTTTTTGCCGCCAACTGAAACATTATTAAGATATGATTTTACAGGCAAATTTTCGGTGCAAGCGGTAAATGAAGTCACGCCTTTAATTATTATCGGCATACATCCTTATGATCTTATTGCGATTGAACAGATGGACAAAGTGTTTAAAGATTCAAATCCGGACTATAATTACATTAGAAAGCGCGAGGCATCAATCCTTATAGGCACAAATATACAAAATGTTTCGTCATATGCATTTTCAGGCAGTATGGGAGCAGCAACTACAGATCGTGGTTTTGATCTTATGTTAACAAATATCGGTGATAAATATGCTATAGAAATCGGTTCTATAAAAGGAAAAAATCTTATTGAAAAGTATGCAAAAGTCTCAGAAGCGGATAATGATACTACGAGAGAAGTTCAACGTATCAAAACAGAAATAGGATCAAAATTCGAAAAGCAACTCAATTTTTCATCTGAAGAACTGCCTAAACTTTTAGAAGAAAATTATGATAATGAGCTATGGGAGAAAAATGCACAAAAGTGCCTATCTTGTGGGTCTTGCAATTTTGTGTGTCCTACATGTTACTGCTTCGATGTACAGGATATAACAGAACTAAATTTGAAGACTGGCGAAAGGATTCGAACTTGGGATGGATGCTTGCTTGAGGATTTTGCAAAGGTTGCCACCGGAGAAAACTTCAGAAAGGATAGAGCTGCAAGATACAGGCATAGGTTTATGAGAAAAGGAAAATACCTTTATGATAAATTTGGATTTATTGCGTGTATTGGGTGTGGGAGATGTGCATCAAGTTGTCTTCCAGATATTGCAGACCCATGCAAAGTCTTTAACTCGCTAAAGGAGGTGATCGAATGA
- a CDS encoding NADH:ubiquinone oxidoreductase, whose translation MKPKVAFFDFASCEGCQLQVINLEESVIDLIDIVDVVSFREAMKEHSDDYDIAFIEGSIARPIDEERLKVIRSRANILVPLGACACIGGINALRNRFPINEVKKVYGGADLKNNPYFDVFPTKSVDDVVKVDYYVPGCPINRDELAKVITSLALGKKPEIPNYPVCVECKKRENICVFEEGKFCLGPVTRAGCDAICPTNRNECKGCRGLVADPNLDSELEILQKYGLTVEDALNRFELFCYKGVISK comes from the coding sequence ATGAAACCGAAGGTTGCATTTTTTGATTTCGCATCTTGTGAAGGCTGTCAACTTCAGGTAATAAATCTTGAAGAATCGGTAATTGATTTAATCGACATCGTTGATGTGGTTTCGTTTAGAGAAGCTATGAAAGAACATTCAGATGATTATGATATAGCATTTATCGAAGGCTCTATTGCCAGACCCATAGATGAAGAACGATTGAAAGTAATTCGTAGCCGTGCAAATATCCTCGTACCGCTGGGTGCGTGTGCCTGTATCGGTGGCATAAATGCATTGAGGAATCGTTTTCCAATAAATGAAGTGAAGAAGGTGTATGGTGGTGCAGATCTAAAGAATAACCCATACTTTGATGTATTCCCAACGAAATCAGTTGATGATGTAGTTAAAGTTGATTATTATGTTCCAGGCTGCCCGATAAATAGAGATGAACTTGCAAAAGTTATAACCTCACTCGCTCTAGGAAAAAAGCCCGAAATCCCAAATTATCCTGTATGTGTTGAATGCAAAAAGCGCGAAAATATCTGTGTATTTGAGGAAGGAAAGTTCTGTCTTGGACCTGTGACTCGAGCAGGTTGCGATGCAATCTGCCCAACAAACAGGAACGAGTGTAAAGGTTGCAGGGGGCTGGTGGCAGATCCCAACTTAGATTCCGAACTAGAGATCCTGCAAAAATATGGTCTCACGGTAGAGGATGCGCTAAATCGGTTTGAACTATTTTGCTATAAGGGGGTGATATCCAAATGA
- a CDS encoding restriction endonuclease subunit S produces the protein MMDAVIQTVEVPSHWVAEGEFRLNASFYSQDVIAARLILEKASQKTEIVKLSGLVGVENIYMPALKITIPFSDYGEPYLTQSEVEFFLPKARKKVDIRKLTEPDKWRVKNGYLLISQSGTIGRVTIATKYLEQFIISPNPIRVITDEKIRGYLYAFLSTWIGSALIKSPKFGITVDHILPHHLYDIPVPRIPGLEEEINQKILKAHRLREEAQELLLKAEEMIYSELGLPKIDEDNVEYFEGDKGKIVKSFELKASDLNLRLDASSHIPILQQIEENLSKSEFEDMKFREVIDKIFIPTRFKRPYVDDPSSGVAFLQGSHIPQIKPMDVKYLWSGTRNLKNILIKKDWVLMTRSGTVGRIGVVRSGWEDWAASEHVLRIIIKPEIHSGYIAAFLSSPYGEYQIKGKIYGAVVDEIGERDTSLLEDINIIVPPKDIRDKIGNFVFEAYDKRDKSNQIEDKAIKMLERRLKEIAAG, from the coding sequence ATGATGGATGCAGTAATCCAAACAGTTGAGGTGCCAAGCCACTGGGTAGCTGAAGGAGAGTTTAGATTAAATGCCTCCTTTTACTCTCAAGATGTGATTGCTGCACGACTAATTTTAGAAAAAGCGTCGCAAAAAACTGAAATTGTAAAACTTTCAGGTTTAGTTGGTGTTGAAAACATTTACATGCCTGCTTTAAAAATAACCATTCCATTTTCAGATTATGGTGAGCCATATTTGACGCAATCCGAGGTAGAATTCTTTTTGCCTAAGGCAAGGAAAAAAGTTGACATAAGAAAGCTAACAGAACCTGACAAATGGCGGGTTAAAAATGGCTATTTGCTCATCTCTCAGTCAGGCACTATTGGAAGAGTAACAATAGCAACAAAATATTTGGAGCAGTTTATCATTTCTCCGAATCCGATAAGAGTAATCACTGATGAAAAAATAAGAGGTTATCTATACGCTTTCTTATCAACTTGGATTGGCTCAGCACTTATTAAATCTCCTAAATTTGGTATTACGGTTGACCACATTTTGCCACATCATCTTTACGATATACCAGTCCCTCGCATCCCTGGATTAGAAGAAGAGATAAACCAAAAAATTTTAAAAGCCCACCGATTAAGGGAAGAAGCCCAGGAACTTCTTTTGAAAGCCGAAGAGATGATATATTCAGAATTGGGCTTGCCTAAAATAGATGAAGATAATGTTGAGTATTTTGAAGGAGATAAGGGGAAAATTGTTAAAAGCTTTGAACTTAAGGCAAGTGATTTAAATTTGCGGTTGGATGCATCGTCTCATATACCGATTTTACAACAAATCGAAGAAAACCTCTCAAAATCAGAATTTGAAGATATGAAATTTAGGGAAGTGATAGATAAAATATTCATCCCAACCCGCTTTAAACGCCCTTATGTTGATGACCCGAGTTCAGGTGTCGCATTCTTACAAGGTTCTCACATTCCACAGATAAAACCCATGGATGTTAAATATCTTTGGAGTGGAACTAGAAATCTCAAAAATATATTGATAAAAAAAGATTGGGTTCTAATGACTCGTTCTGGCACGGTTGGAAGAATAGGAGTTGTAAGAAGTGGTTGGGAAGATTGGGCAGCAAGTGAACATGTGTTGAGGATTATAATAAAACCAGAAATACATTCTGGGTATATTGCAGCCTTCTTAAGTTCTCCTTATGGGGAATATCAAATTAAGGGAAAAATCTATGGAGCTGTGGTAGATGAAATTGGAGAGCGAGATACAAGTCTTTTAGAAGACATAAATATCATAGTACCGCCAAAAGACATACGAGATAAAATCGGCAATTTTGTTTTTGAAGCATACGACAAAAGAGACAAATCCAACCAAATTGAAGATAAAGCAATAAAAATGCTTGAAAGAAGATTAAAAGAAATTGCTGCGGGATAA